Sequence from the Rhodococcus jostii RHA1 genome:
GGCTCCGACCCGCCGGGAGACATGTGGGCACCGAGCTGGGCTCGCGCACACCTGACGATCGATGCGTCGCTGTGCGAAACTCGAAAGGGCACGCACGAGCGTGATGCGCCGAACCACCGTGATGCGGAGGGCGTCATGTCCCGATCGGTTGCCGGAGGTGCTTCGGAAGACGCGGAGCGCAGGGCGTACGCGCGTGTGCGCGCCGGCCATGTGAATGCGGTTCACGCCGCCCTCGAGGATCACCTGGGACGCCTGGACTGGCCGAGAGATCAGATCGAGCGCTACCGAACCGACCGGCTGCGGGCCCTCCTCGCGCACGCACGCGAGCGGTCGCCATTTCACGCCCGGAGGCTTCGTGATCTCGATCCGTCCTCGGCCTCGCTCACCGACCTGGCAACGCTGCCGATGATGACGAAGCGGGACGCTCAGGACGAGTGGGATGCGATCGTCACGGTGCGCGACCTCGATCGCGAACGTGCCGAACGGATTCTGGCCGAGCAGCAATGGTTTTCGTACACGTCGGGCGACGAGCAGATCTTCAGCTCGGGTGGGTCCAGTGGTGTCCGGGGCGTCTACGTCTGGGATTGGCAGTTCTACGTTTCGGCGGCGTGCCTTGCCTGGCGGGTACAGGCGCGCGAGGAACGGCGGGCGTCGTCGGTGCGGTCTCCCGCGCGGCTGGCCGTGCTGGCGGCCGGTGTCCCCCCGCATGCGAGCACGCCACTGTTCGACGTGCCGACCGCACCGGGAATGGAGACCGTCGTGATCCCGGCGGGCGCACCGTTCGACGAGATCGTCGCCGCGGTGGCCGCGGCCCGGCCCACGCATCTGGTGGGCTACGCGACGGTCATCGGGCGACTTGCCCGGGCCACGGTGGCGGGTGATCTGAAGATCAGTCCTGCGCGGGTAAGCACAAACTCCGAACCCCTGCTGGAGGAGGATCGGCAGGCCATCCGCGACGCCTGGTCGGTGCCGATCCACAACCTCTGGGGGTCGACCGAGATCGGCGTGCAGGCCGTGGGTTGCGGATACGGCGAGGGCCTGCACGTGTGTGAGGACGAGGTTGTGCTCGAGCGTGTCGATGACAGTGGTGCTCCGGTCGCAGCCGATGCGCCCGCGGCGCGAACGCTCGCGACGGGTCTGGCCAACCGCACGTTTCCCTTCATCCGATACGACCTCGGAGACCAGGTCACGTTGCTGCCCGGTGGGTGCGCGTGCGGAAGCGCGTTCGCACGCGTCGCCGACATCGGTGGGCGGCGCGACGACGATTTCCGGTACGGAACGACGATCGTGCCCGCAAGCACTTTTCGCTACGTCCTCGGTGCAGATCCGCGTATTTCCGAGTACCAGGTCCGACAGACCGCCGACGGAGCGGAGATCTTCGCGGTCGGCGACCCCGACGTCGCCGCCCTGACGCCGGCTGTCACGGCGGCATTGCGCCGGCAAGGTGTGGCCGATCCGCAGGTCCGGATCGAAGTGGTCGACCATCTGCAGCGTCATCTCGCGAGCGGGAAACTGCAGCGGTTCATCGCACTGCGATAGTCCGCAAGTGCCTCGCGGGAAGCAAGGGGTCGACGATCCGCACCCCAGGGTGTCTGTCGTCACCGCCACTCCGGTCCGACGATGGTGGTACACGATCACCCAGTCGAGGAGCAACGATGACGGACACGGATTTCGGGGCGGTCACCGAAAACGCAGCGGGCGCATTGCCTGCCGCCACTGATCTGAGTCGCGTTCACGCCGAGATCGCTCGCCTCGACGCGGAGATCCTGGACGCGGTC
This genomic interval carries:
- a CDS encoding phenylacetate--CoA ligase family protein — its product is MSRSVAGGASEDAERRAYARVRAGHVNAVHAALEDHLGRLDWPRDQIERYRTDRLRALLAHARERSPFHARRLRDLDPSSASLTDLATLPMMTKRDAQDEWDAIVTVRDLDRERAERILAEQQWFSYTSGDEQIFSSGGSSGVRGVYVWDWQFYVSAACLAWRVQAREERRASSVRSPARLAVLAAGVPPHASTPLFDVPTAPGMETVVIPAGAPFDEIVAAVAAARPTHLVGYATVIGRLARATVAGDLKISPARVSTNSEPLLEEDRQAIRDAWSVPIHNLWGSTEIGVQAVGCGYGEGLHVCEDEVVLERVDDSGAPVAADAPAARTLATGLANRTFPFIRYDLGDQVTLLPGGCACGSAFARVADIGGRRDDDFRYGTTIVPASTFRYVLGADPRISEYQVRQTADGAEIFAVGDPDVAALTPAVTAALRRQGVADPQVRIEVVDHLQRHLASGKLQRFIALR